In a genomic window of Melopsittacus undulatus isolate bMelUnd1 chromosome 1, bMelUnd1.mat.Z, whole genome shotgun sequence:
- the RALA gene encoding ras-related protein Ral-A, with protein MAANKPKGQNSLALHKVIMVGSGGVGKSALTLQFMYDEFVEDYEPTKADSYRKKVVLDGEEVQIDILDTAGQEDYAAIRDNYFRSGEGFLCVFSITELESFAATADFREQILRVKEDENVPFLLVGNKSDLEDKRQVSVEEAKTRADQWNVNYVETSAKTRANVDKVFFDLMREIRARKMEDSKEKNGKKKRKSLAKRIRERCCIL; from the exons ATGGCAGCAAATAAGCCTAAAGGACAGAATTCTTTGGCTTTACACAAAGTCATCATGGTGGGAAGCGGTGGTGTAGGAAAATCTGCATTAACACTACAATTTATGTATGATGAG TTTGTTGAAGATTATGAGCCCACCAAAGCAGACAGCTACAGGAAAAAGGTGGTTCTGGATGGGGAAGAAGTCCAAATTGATATACTGGacacagcagggcaggaggactATGCTGCAATTAGAGACAACTACTTCCGAAGTGGAGAAGGCTTTCTTTGTGTCTTCTCTATTACAGAGCTGGAATCCTTCGCAGCAACTGCAGACTTCAG gGAGCAGATCTTAAGAGTAAAAGAAGATGAGAATGTTCCTTTTTTGCTAGTTGGTAACAAATCAGATTTGGAAGATAAAAGACAAGTTTCTGTAGAGGAAGCAAAAACCAGAGCTGATCAGTGGAATGTTAACTATGTGGAAACTTCAGCAAAAACACGGGCTAATGTTGACAAG gtgttttttgATTTAATGAGAGAAATTAGAGCCAGAAAAATggaagacagcaaagaaaagaatggaaagaagaaaagaaaaagcctagCTAAGAGGATCAGAGAAAGATGTTGCATTTTATAA